A genomic segment from Microaerobacter geothermalis encodes:
- a CDS encoding (Fe-S)-binding protein, with product MMSQLTEKLKLTLDYDELTNCMRCGFCIPACPTYRETGLEAASPRGRIALMKAAVDGLMDPDEGKLRDQLNLCLGCRACEIACPSGVKYGHLLEQARDVLEEKVEYPWWIEKIRTLVFRYLFPSQRKLQLLGSLMAFYQRSGLAAAARKLGLLRFLPKQVRDMEAILPKATGKGVVEQLGTIIPAKGEKVATVALFRGCIMDVLFTETNKNTVRLLTEAGCEVIIPSDQNCCGALHAHSGQRNLAKELARKNVEVFYEAGVDYIVSNAGGCGAMLKEYDHLLKDEELGEKAKWFAERVKDISEILIDIAPLKIKGTMNRRVTYQDSCHLRNVMKVSSQPRKLLRQVDQLEYKELFEADRCCGSAGIYNIIQPEMSMSLLDHKMENVSKTKADVIVTANPGCLLQMKLGVHREGLSDQVETVHIVDLIAEAIELEKKMKEEGSGCGCEHHKKEDKSA from the coding sequence ATGATGTCGCAACTCACTGAAAAACTTAAGTTGACATTGGATTATGATGAATTGACCAACTGTATGAGATGCGGATTTTGTATTCCTGCTTGTCCCACCTACAGGGAGACAGGGCTCGAGGCAGCATCTCCAAGGGGAAGGATCGCCCTCATGAAAGCAGCTGTTGATGGGCTAATGGACCCGGATGAAGGAAAGTTAAGGGATCAATTAAACCTGTGTTTGGGATGCCGTGCCTGTGAAATCGCTTGTCCTTCAGGGGTAAAATACGGTCACCTGTTGGAGCAGGCAAGGGATGTTCTTGAAGAAAAGGTGGAATATCCATGGTGGATTGAAAAAATCCGCACCCTGGTTTTCCGCTACCTTTTCCCTTCGCAAAGAAAACTGCAACTATTGGGATCCTTGATGGCCTTTTATCAGAGATCTGGCCTGGCAGCGGCTGCACGAAAACTGGGACTGCTCCGTTTCCTGCCTAAGCAGGTCCGGGATATGGAAGCCATTCTCCCCAAAGCTACCGGCAAGGGTGTAGTAGAACAGTTGGGGACCATCATCCCTGCCAAGGGAGAAAAAGTTGCCACTGTAGCCCTTTTCAGAGGCTGTATTATGGATGTATTATTTACGGAAACCAACAAAAATACCGTAAGATTGCTGACTGAGGCCGGATGCGAAGTGATCATTCCTTCCGATCAAAACTGCTGCGGAGCCCTTCATGCCCATAGCGGACAAAGGAATCTGGCAAAAGAACTGGCCAGAAAAAATGTAGAGGTTTTCTATGAAGCCGGAGTCGATTATATCGTTTCTAACGCGGGCGGATGCGGAGCGATGCTAAAGGAATATGACCATCTCCTGAAGGATGAGGAATTGGGAGAGAAAGCGAAATGGTTTGCTGAACGGGTAAAGGATATCAGCGAGATTCTGATTGATATTGCTCCTCTAAAAATAAAGGGAACCATGAACAGACGGGTCACTTACCAAGACTCCTGCCACCTTCGAAATGTCATGAAGGTAAGTTCACAGCCGAGAAAATTGCTTCGGCAAGTGGATCAATTGGAATACAAAGAACTGTTTGAAGCAGACCGTTGCTGCGGTTCAGCAGGTATTTACAATATTATTCAACCTGAAATGTCCATGAGCCTGCTGGATCATAAAATGGAGAACGTCAGCAAAACAAAGGCTGATGTGATCGTGACCGCCAATCCGGGATGCTTGCTACAAATGAAGTTGGGCGTTCATCGGGAAGGACTTTCCGACCAGGTTGAAACGGTCCATATTGTTGATCTGATCGCAGAAGCCATTGAATTGGAGAAAAAAATGAAAGAAGAAGGTAGCGGATGCGGCTGCGAACACCATAAAAAAGAAGATAAATCGGCATGA
- a CDS encoding HD domain-containing protein, which produces MEADRLMMQIDFIREIDKLKHVYRQTLLMNGSRHENDAEHSWHLAVMAMLLKEHADKEIDVLKVMKMVLIHDLVEIDAGDTFCYDDEAKVDKEERERKAADRIFHILPEDQAWELRNLWEEFEGRSTPEACFAAALDRIQPLLHNYYTKGQSWKEHGVTSDKVLDRNRPIKECSQTLWNLAQEIIRQSVEKGYLLP; this is translated from the coding sequence ATGGAAGCAGACCGATTAATGATGCAGATCGATTTTATCAGGGAAATAGACAAGCTGAAGCATGTCTATAGACAAACACTTCTAATGAATGGCTCAAGGCATGAGAATGATGCCGAGCATTCATGGCATTTAGCTGTGATGGCGATGCTGTTAAAAGAACATGCCGATAAAGAGATCGATGTATTAAAAGTGATGAAAATGGTTTTGATTCACGATCTTGTGGAAATTGATGCTGGGGACACCTTTTGTTATGATGACGAAGCAAAAGTAGACAAAGAGGAAAGGGAGCGTAAAGCGGCTGATCGAATCTTTCATATTCTTCCGGAAGACCAGGCATGGGAGTTAAGAAATCTGTGGGAGGAATTTGAGGGACGTTCAACTCCTGAGGCATGTTTTGCGGCTGCCTTGGACAGGATCCAGCCATTGCTCCATAACTATTATACCAAAGGGCAATCATGGAAAGAGCATGGGGTAACCAGTGACAAGGTCCTTGACAGAAACCGGCCGATTAAAGAATGCTCTCAAACCCTTTGGAATTTGGCACAGGAAATAATCAGACAATCCGTAGAAAAGGGGTACTTGTTGCCATGA
- a CDS encoding VOC family protein, whose product MIDRLIRVTILVKDQEEALRFYTEKLGFEKRADVTFGPGVRWLTVAPKGQQELEIVLQKPEPSMHGEEGAKKLSERIGQGTTWVLETNDCRKTFETLRSKGVKFLSEPKEQPWGVEALFEDLYGNIFDLLEPR is encoded by the coding sequence ATGATTGACAGACTGATACGTGTTACCATTCTTGTGAAAGACCAAGAGGAAGCTCTTCGTTTCTATACTGAGAAATTAGGGTTTGAAAAACGTGCTGATGTTACTTTTGGTCCAGGTGTTCGCTGGTTGACAGTGGCACCAAAAGGACAACAGGAGTTGGAAATAGTTCTTCAGAAACCTGAACCTTCCATGCACGGTGAAGAAGGAGCAAAAAAATTGTCTGAACGTATTGGACAGGGAACCACATGGGTTCTTGAAACAAATGATTGTAGGAAGACCTTCGAGACCTTACGCTCAAAAGGAGTAAAATTTTTGAGTGAACCCAAGGAGCAGCCATGGGGTGTAGAGGCACTTTTTGAAGATTTGTATGGAAATATATTTGACCTTTTGGAGCCTAGGTAA